From a single Natronocella acetinitrilica genomic region:
- the ilvC gene encoding ketol-acid reductoisomerase gives MKVYYDKDADLSIIQGRKVAVIGYGSQGHAHANNIKESGGSVVVGLREGSASAEKARKAGLDVASVEQAVAQADLVMILTPDEHQARIYREQIEPNLKQGAAIAFAHGFNIHYGQIEPRADLDVLMIAPKGPGHLVRSTYVEGGGVPCLIAIHQNSSGQAKDVALSYASAVGGGRAGVIETTFREETETDLFGEQAVLCGGLTSLIQAGFETLVEAGYSPEMAYFECLHEVKLIVDLIYEGGIANMRYSISNTAEYGDFVSGPRVINDESRKAMKAILDDVQTGKFARDFILENQANAPTLKARRRLAREHSIEVVGERLRDMMPWIRQKQLVDKSRN, from the coding sequence ATGAAAGTCTATTACGATAAAGACGCCGACCTGTCGATTATCCAGGGGCGCAAGGTCGCCGTGATCGGTTACGGCTCGCAGGGCCATGCTCATGCGAACAACATCAAGGAATCCGGCGGTTCCGTGGTTGTCGGGCTGCGTGAAGGTTCGGCATCGGCAGAGAAGGCTCGCAAGGCTGGCCTCGATGTTGCCAGCGTGGAGCAGGCAGTTGCCCAGGCCGATCTGGTGATGATTCTCACCCCGGATGAGCATCAGGCGCGCATCTACCGCGAGCAGATCGAGCCCAATCTGAAGCAGGGAGCAGCCATCGCTTTTGCTCACGGCTTCAACATCCATTATGGGCAGATCGAACCCCGGGCTGATCTGGATGTGCTGATGATCGCGCCCAAGGGTCCGGGCCACCTGGTTCGTTCCACTTACGTCGAAGGCGGCGGTGTCCCCTGTCTCATCGCGATCCACCAGAACAGCTCGGGCCAGGCCAAGGATGTGGCGCTGTCCTACGCGTCAGCGGTCGGCGGTGGTCGCGCCGGCGTTATCGAAACCACCTTCCGCGAGGAAACGGAAACCGATCTGTTCGGCGAGCAGGCTGTGCTCTGCGGTGGCCTCACGTCTCTGATCCAGGCGGGCTTCGAAACACTGGTTGAAGCCGGCTATAGCCCGGAAATGGCGTATTTCGAGTGCCTGCACGAGGTCAAGCTCATTGTCGACCTCATCTATGAAGGTGGTATCGCCAACATGCGCTACTCGATCTCCAACACCGCCGAGTATGGCGACTTCGTCAGTGGGCCGCGGGTTATCAACGACGAGTCCCGCAAGGCCATGAAGGCCATTCTCGATGATGTGCAGACCGGCAAGTTTGCCCGTGACTTCATTCTTGAGAACCAGGCCAATGCGCCCACGCTCAAGGCCCGACGTCGTCTGGCCCGGGAGCATTCCATCGAAGTGGTGGGCGAGCGGCTGCGTGACATGATGCCGTGGATTCGGCAGAAGCAGTTGGTGGATAAAAGCCGCAACTGA
- a CDS encoding uracil-DNA glycosylase, with product MSTAARKRLYLQRMGIPVWQRRDDGVQHQATLPDPPDIQEIHATVHLVNSSTASPEGATEDADIRHLDWADLEARVAACERCGLCENRRKTVFGVGDRGADLLVIGEAPGAEEDRRGEPFVGRAGQLLDQMLRAITLERGRRVYIANILKCRPPGNRDPQAEEMSQCTPYLDRQIALIRPRVILAVGRIAAQYLLRTDKPLKALRQQQWHYPESEIPVVVSYHPSYLLRTPGDKGKAWQDLKRLIPLLGAGSATESESK from the coding sequence ATGAGCACAGCAGCTCGAAAACGGCTTTATCTGCAGCGCATGGGGATTCCCGTCTGGCAGCGCCGCGACGATGGGGTGCAGCATCAAGCGACGCTGCCGGATCCGCCGGACATTCAGGAAATCCACGCTACGGTCCATCTGGTCAACTCCAGCACGGCAAGCCCTGAAGGGGCCACAGAGGACGCCGATATCCGGCATCTCGACTGGGCGGATCTGGAAGCCCGGGTGGCCGCCTGTGAACGCTGCGGTCTCTGCGAGAACCGCCGCAAGACCGTGTTCGGTGTGGGTGACCGAGGAGCGGATCTGCTGGTCATTGGTGAAGCGCCGGGTGCCGAGGAAGACCGCCGCGGCGAACCGTTTGTTGGGCGGGCCGGCCAGCTGCTGGATCAGATGTTGCGGGCAATCACCCTTGAGCGAGGGCGGCGGGTCTACATCGCCAATATTCTCAAGTGCAGGCCACCGGGAAATCGCGACCCCCAGGCCGAGGAAATGAGCCAGTGCACACCGTATCTGGATCGCCAGATCGCCTTGATCAGACCCCGGGTAATACTTGCTGTCGGTCGAATCGCAGCCCAGTACCTGTTGCGCACGGACAAGCCGTTGAAGGCGTTGCGCCAACAGCAATGGCATTATCCCGAGAGCGAAATACCAGTGGTGGTCAGCTATCATCCGTCCTATCTGCTGCGAACGCCCGGCGACAAGGGCAAAGCCTGGCAGGATCTGAAGCGATTGATTCCCCTGCTTGGCGCGGGATCGGCGACGGAGAGTGAATCGAAGTGA
- the ilvN gene encoding acetolactate synthase small subunit, producing MRHIISILVENEFGALSRVAGLFSARGYNIESLTVAPTDDPTLSRMTLVTVGNDRIIEQIIKQLNKLLDVVKVMDMTEGAHIEREMMLVKVSASSGEAREEIKRLSDIFRGRILDVTDKIYTIELTGAGGKLDAFLQTLGENTLLEVVRSGVIGISRGEKHLKV from the coding sequence ATGCGGCATATCATTTCCATTCTCGTTGAGAACGAGTTCGGCGCTTTGTCCCGTGTGGCAGGGCTCTTCTCTGCCCGTGGGTACAATATCGAGTCGCTGACGGTTGCACCAACGGATGATCCCACGTTGTCACGAATGACGCTGGTCACTGTTGGCAACGATCGCATCATCGAACAGATCATCAAGCAGCTCAACAAGCTGCTCGACGTGGTCAAGGTCATGGACATGACCGAGGGTGCCCACATCGAGCGAGAAATGATGCTGGTTAAGGTGTCGGCGAGTAGCGGTGAGGCGCGGGAAGAAATCAAACGCCTCAGTGACATCTTCCGCGGCCGCATCCTTGATGTGACCGACAAGATCTACACCATCGAATTGACCGGTGCCGGCGGCAAGCTCGACGCTTTCCTGCAGACACTGGGAGAGAACACGCTGCTGGAAGTGGTTCGCTCCGGTGTTATCGGTATTTCGCGTGGCGAGAAGCACCTGAAAGTCTAA
- the rimI gene encoding ribosomal protein S18-alanine N-acetyltransferase: protein MNAVVRSENWEIRRMREADLSDVINVERAGYRFPWTEPVFRDCLRVGYGCWLLEYEGQTAGHLIVSVVAGEAHILNLCVHPGMQRRGLGRELLAHGLYSAARLGADIIFLEVRPSNRSALRLYESAGFGEVGQRPGYYPALGGRREDALILARPLTPMD from the coding sequence GTGAACGCGGTAGTGCGCAGCGAAAACTGGGAAATACGCCGGATGCGCGAGGCGGATCTCTCCGATGTGATCAATGTGGAGCGTGCCGGCTATCGCTTCCCCTGGACCGAACCCGTGTTCCGCGACTGCCTGCGGGTCGGGTATGGCTGTTGGCTGCTGGAGTATGAAGGCCAGACCGCCGGGCATCTCATCGTGTCGGTGGTGGCCGGTGAGGCACATATACTCAATCTCTGTGTGCACCCGGGCATGCAGCGCCGCGGTCTGGGGCGCGAGTTGCTTGCTCATGGGCTCTACAGCGCTGCCAGGCTGGGCGCTGACATCATTTTTCTTGAGGTGCGCCCCTCCAACCGGAGCGCGCTGCGCCTTTACGAGTCTGCCGGTTTCGGAGAGGTGGGGCAGCGGCCTGGCTACTATCCGGCCCTCGGTGGCCGCCGTGAGGACGCCCTGATCCTCGCCCGCCCGCTGACCCCGATGGACTGA
- the pssA gene encoding CDP-diacylglycerol--serine O-phosphatidyltransferase → MTDDESQTPRRKRRGIYLLPNALTTTGLFFGFFAIVSAINLQFAAAAIAIFIAMVMDGLDGRVARLTNTQSDFGVQYDSLSDMVCFGLAPALVMYQWALGDLSEMAGFVGKLGWIGAFMFAACAALRLARFNTQAGVADKRYFQGLPSPAAAAGIASLVWFGHNLGLESDAMRVFALIVTAVTGLLMVSNFRYYSFKEVDFRYRVPFVVMVILVLGLAFLALYPPMVLFLTFLVYASSGPVLTIMLRRRHRQESAIRRSSGGE, encoded by the coding sequence GTGACCGACGACGAATCGCAGACGCCGAGGCGGAAACGGCGCGGGATCTACCTGCTGCCCAACGCCCTGACCACTACTGGCCTGTTCTTCGGGTTTTTTGCCATCGTTTCGGCGATCAACCTCCAGTTCGCTGCGGCGGCCATTGCCATCTTCATCGCCATGGTGATGGACGGGCTGGATGGGCGCGTCGCCCGCCTCACGAACACCCAGAGCGACTTCGGTGTTCAGTACGACAGCCTGTCCGACATGGTCTGTTTTGGTCTGGCGCCAGCGCTGGTGATGTACCAATGGGCGCTGGGCGACCTCAGCGAGATGGCCGGCTTTGTGGGTAAGCTGGGCTGGATCGGCGCCTTCATGTTCGCGGCCTGTGCGGCACTGCGTCTTGCCCGCTTCAATACACAGGCCGGGGTGGCCGACAAACGGTACTTCCAGGGCCTGCCTAGCCCCGCCGCGGCGGCGGGCATCGCCAGTCTGGTCTGGTTCGGGCACAACCTGGGACTCGAGAGCGATGCAATGCGCGTCTTCGCTCTGATCGTGACGGCGGTGACCGGCCTGCTCATGGTGAGCAATTTCCGCTATTACAGCTTCAAGGAAGTGGATTTTCGTTACCGGGTTCCGTTCGTTGTGATGGTGATTCTGGTACTTGGGTTGGCCTTCCTGGCGTTGTATCCGCCCATGGTGCTGTTCCTGACCTTTCTGGTCTACGCCAGCTCCGGGCCTGTGCTGACCATCATGCTGCGGCGTCGTCATCGCCAGGAATCCGCGATCCGGCGCAGTAGCGGCGGCGAGTGA
- a CDS encoding DUF4124 domain-containing protein: protein MKSFGLWISLALGIAILVGTQAQSRDIYRWVDADGTVSYGQTPPQGVDAERIRSSSAPPTPAETASEDADDAPMEAEGGNGMQLSDEQQEVLAQECERARENLAVLENPATRRIQAGEDEVQVLTEERRAALVAENREFIDEWCG from the coding sequence ATGAAATCATTCGGCCTTTGGATCAGCCTTGCTCTGGGTATCGCCATACTCGTGGGTACCCAGGCGCAGTCCCGTGATATCTACCGCTGGGTGGATGCCGACGGCACCGTCAGCTACGGCCAGACGCCGCCACAGGGAGTGGACGCGGAACGCATCCGCAGTTCCTCTGCTCCCCCAACGCCGGCCGAGACGGCATCGGAGGACGCTGACGATGCGCCCATGGAAGCCGAAGGTGGCAACGGCATGCAGTTGTCCGATGAACAGCAGGAAGTTCTCGCGCAAGAGTGCGAGCGCGCGCGGGAGAACCTGGCCGTACTGGAGAACCCGGCAACCCGCCGTATTCAGGCGGGCGAGGACGAGGTGCAGGTCCTGACGGAAGAGCGCCGCGCCGCCCTGGTGGCAGAGAATCGCGAATTCATCGACGAATGGTGTGGGTAG
- a CDS encoding 2-isopropylmalate synthase, which translates to MSNRDQLIIFDTTLRDGEQSPGASMTREEKVRIARALERLRVDVIEAGFPAASKGDFESVRAVARTIRESRVCGLARARGEDIDRAGEALAEAVMPRIHTFIATSPIHMERKLQMTPDQVVEQAVWAVTRARQYCDDVEFSPEDAGRSDPDFLCRVLEAVIDAGATTVNIPDTVGYAVPEQFGALIARLRERIPNADKAVFSVHCHNDLGLAVANSLAAVGQGARQVECTINGLGERAGNAALEEIVMAVRTRQDALPVETRIDTREIVPTSRLVANITGFAVQPNKAIVGANAFAHESGIHQDGVLKHRETYEIMRAEDVGWSTNRMVLGKHSGRNAFRSRLQELGVEFESEQHLNEAFARFKDLADKKHEIFDEDLQALVTEAAQELEQEALRFVSLRVCCETGEVPVARVTLELNGEERQSEAAGSGAVDAAFKAIDGVVQSKTQLLLYSVNNITTGTDAQGEVTVRLERGGRVVNGQGSDTDIVIASARAYVNALNRIIAGRDRTHPQAADV; encoded by the coding sequence ATGAGCAACCGCGACCAACTGATCATCTTCGACACCACGCTACGGGATGGTGAGCAAAGCCCCGGTGCTTCCATGACCCGGGAAGAAAAGGTACGCATTGCCCGGGCCTTGGAACGCCTGCGCGTTGATGTTATCGAGGCGGGGTTTCCTGCCGCCAGCAAGGGGGATTTCGAATCCGTTCGTGCCGTGGCCCGAACAATTCGCGAGAGTCGGGTGTGCGGCCTGGCCCGGGCCCGTGGAGAGGACATCGATCGCGCCGGCGAGGCACTGGCCGAAGCTGTCATGCCCCGGATCCACACCTTTATCGCTACATCACCGATCCACATGGAACGCAAGCTCCAGATGACACCGGATCAGGTGGTGGAGCAGGCAGTGTGGGCGGTGACACGGGCTCGACAGTATTGTGATGACGTGGAGTTTTCCCCGGAAGATGCCGGACGATCTGATCCGGATTTTCTTTGCCGGGTCCTGGAAGCCGTCATTGACGCGGGGGCGACCACGGTGAACATACCGGATACCGTGGGTTATGCCGTGCCGGAGCAGTTCGGTGCCTTGATCGCCCGCTTGCGAGAACGCATTCCCAATGCCGACAAGGCGGTATTTTCAGTGCATTGCCACAACGATCTCGGGTTGGCTGTCGCCAACTCCCTGGCGGCGGTCGGTCAGGGCGCCCGACAGGTGGAATGCACCATCAACGGGCTGGGCGAACGTGCCGGTAATGCGGCTCTGGAAGAAATCGTCATGGCGGTGCGTACGCGTCAGGATGCCCTGCCAGTGGAGACCCGGATCGATACCCGTGAGATCGTGCCTACGTCCCGTCTGGTGGCGAACATCACTGGTTTCGCCGTGCAGCCCAACAAGGCCATTGTTGGTGCCAACGCCTTTGCTCACGAGTCCGGTATTCACCAGGACGGAGTTCTGAAGCACCGGGAAACCTACGAGATCATGCGCGCGGAGGATGTGGGCTGGAGCACCAACCGCATGGTGTTGGGAAAGCATTCCGGCCGCAACGCGTTTCGTAGCCGGTTGCAGGAGTTGGGTGTGGAGTTCGAGTCGGAACAGCACCTCAACGAGGCCTTCGCCCGCTTCAAGGATCTCGCCGACAAGAAACACGAAATCTTCGATGAGGATTTGCAGGCGCTGGTGACCGAAGCCGCCCAGGAGCTGGAGCAGGAGGCGCTGCGTTTCGTGTCGTTGCGGGTCTGTTGTGAGACCGGTGAAGTCCCTGTGGCCAGGGTGACTCTCGAACTCAATGGCGAGGAGCGGCAGTCCGAGGCCGCAGGCAGCGGGGCGGTGGATGCCGCGTTCAAGGCCATCGATGGGGTGGTACAGTCGAAAACCCAGTTGCTGCTCTATTCGGTGAACAATATTACCACCGGAACAGACGCCCAGGGCGAGGTCACGGTGCGCCTCGAGCGGGGCGGGCGTGTGGTTAACGGGCAAGGTTCGGACACGGACATCGTTATCGCGTCTGCCCGTGCCTACGTCAACGCGTTGAATCGCATTATCGCGGGCCGCGATCGTACCCATCCCCAGGCTGCCGACGTCTGA